Proteins encoded within one genomic window of Triticum aestivum cultivar Chinese Spring chromosome 2D, IWGSC CS RefSeq v2.1, whole genome shotgun sequence:
- the LOC123053262 gene encoding protein SMAX1-LIKE 3, which produces MRAGGCTVQQALTAEAAGVVKQAVSLARRRGNAQVTPLHVASAMLAAPAGLLRAACLRSHSHPLQCKALELCFNVALNRLPASAAVASSPLLGGHGHHHYYPPSLSNALVAAFKRAQAHQRRGSVDSQQQPVLAVKIELEQLVVSILDDPSVSRVMREAGFSSTQIKANVEQTVCSTTTTAATNTNPHQNPNPSSTTTTSKHQETSKAKLPLGQARDEDAAAVLHCLAGRSKTRVVVVAENTAAAEATVRAAMDKVKRGDAKHDALRSAQVVSLRVSSFREMPREEAERRLGELRCLIKSRGHVLLVVEDLKWAAEFWSGHVQGGRRGYYCPVEHVVTEVRALVCAAGGEHGLWLVGFGSYQTYTKCRAGQPSLENLWGLQTLTVPAGSLALSLTCALDDSALGAVNQSMKASSDMDGNGPVPRWPLLGGAQLNSRCCGDCSGVRIDTKAALPPSFVSSSTIPSWLQHCRDQEPTHVMDLSRNWSSICSKPSQRMTLHFSAPVSPASSISSYEHGHQPRQSWLLADLDGKHPWKPKCEADEKVSSHDSGASNGSVEVECRSRFKELNAENLKLLCAALEKEVPWQKEIVPEIASTVLQCRSGIAKRRDKSRSTDAKEETWMFFLGGDADGKERVASELANLVFGSRKNFVSIKLGASSTSASCSTEEHRSKRPRTSAATEGEAYLERLYDAVSENPHRVILMEDFEQADQYCQVGIKEAIDSGVIRSQTGDEVGVSDTIVILCCESFDSKSRACSPPTKQMNPETKEEHTVDHDHKEAETSSSCFDLNINIESEHADEHDVCLLTAVDRTLFFRRREDL; this is translated from the exons ATGAGGGCCGGGGGGTGCACGGTGCAGCAGGCGCtcacggcggaggcggcgggggttGTGAAGCAGGCTGTGAGCCTGGCGCGCCGGAGGGGGAACGCGCAGGTCACGCCGCTGCACGTGGCCAGCGCGATGCTGGCGGCGCCGGCGGGGCTCCTGCGCGCGGCGTGCCTCCGGTCGCACTCGCACCCGCTGCAGTGCAAGGCGCTGGAGCTGTGCTTCAACGTCGCCCTCAACCGACTGCCGGCCTCCGCCGCGGTCGCCTCCTCGCCGCTGCTCGGCGGCCACGGCCACCACCACTACTACCCGCCGTCGCTCTCCAACGCGCTCGTCGCGGCCTTCAAGCGCGCGCAGGCGCACCAGCGGCGCGGGTCCGTCGATAGCCAGCAGCAGCCGGTGCTCGCCGTCAAGATCGAGCTCGAGCAGCTCGTCGTCTCCATCCTCGACGACCCCAGCGTCAGCCGCGTCATGCGCGAGGCCGGCTTCTCCAGCACGCAGATCAAGGCCAACGTCGAGCAGACCGTGTGCAGCACCACCACCACGGCGGCCACCAACACCAATCCCcaccaaaaccctaaccctagcagcaCGACCACCACAAGCAAGCATcaagaaacctccaaggccaagctCCCACTCGGCCAGGCGCGCGACGAGGATGCTGCCGCCGTGCTCCACTGCTTGGCCGGCCGGAGCAAGACGAGGGTCGTGGTCGTCGCTGAGAACACTGCCGCGGCGGAGGCCACGGTGCGCGCGGCCATGGACAAGGTCAAGAGAGGCGACGCCAAGCACGACGCCCTACGGAGCGCGCAGGTGGTCAGCCTCCGCGTGTCTTCGTTCCGGGAGATGCCGAGGGAGGAGGCAGAGAGGCGGCTGGGCGAGCTGCGGTGCCTCATCAAGAGCCGGGGGCATGTCCTGCTGGTGGTGGAGGACCTCAAGTGGGCGGCCGAGTTCTGGAGCGGCCACGTCCAAGGAGGCCGGAGAGGGTACTACTGCCCCGTGGAGCACGTGGTGACCGAGGTGCGCGCCCTGGTGTGCGCGGCCGGCGGTGAGCACGGGCTCTGGCTCGTCGGGTTCGGGAGCTACCAGACGTACACGAAGTGCAGGGCGGGGCAGCCGTCGCTGGAGAACCTGTGGGGGCTCCAGACGCTCACCGTCCCCGCCGGCAGCCTCGCGCTGAGCCTCACCTGCGCCTTGGACGACAG TGCACTGGGCGCAGTCAATCAGTCCATGAAAGCGAGCTCCGACATGGATGGGAACGGACCGGTGCCCCGCTGGCCGCTTTTGGGCGGCGCCCAGCTGAACTCTAGATgctgcggcgattgctccggcgtCAGGATTGACACCAAAGCCGCATTGCCGCCCTCCTTCGTGTCCTCGTCCACCATCCCATCCTGGCTCCAGCATTGCCGCGATCAG GAGCCTACGCATGTCATGGATCTCAGCAGGAACTGGAGCTCCATCTGCAGCAAACCATCTCAGCGGATGACGCTGCACTTCTCGGCACCCGTGTCTCCggcctcctccatctcctcctATGAGCATGGCCACCAGCCTCGCCAGTCATGGCTTCTCGCCGATCTCGACGGCAAGCATCCATGGAAACCCAAGTGCGAGGCCGACGAGAAGGTCTCGTCGCACGATTCCGGCGCTTCCAACGGCTCCGTGGAGGTGGAGTGCCGTTCCAGGTTCAAGGAGCTCAACGCCGAGAACCTCAAGCTTCTTTGCGCCGCATTGGAGAAGGAGGTGCCGTGGCAGAAGGAGATCGTCCCTGAGATCGCGAGCACCGTCCTTCAGTGCCGGTCAGGGATCGCCAAGAGGCGCGACAAGTCGAGGTCGACGGATGCCAAGGAGGAGACGTGGATGTTCTTCCTCGGAGGCGACGCCGACGGCAAGGAGAGGGTGGCCAGTGAGCTCGCCAACCTCGTCTTCGGCTCGCGCAAGAACTTCGTGTCCATCAAACTCGGCGCCTCATCGACGTCCGCATCCTGCTCCACCGAGGAGCACAGGAGCAAGCGGCCCCGGACGTCGGCGGCGACCGAGGGCGAGGCCTACCTAGAGCGGCTCTACGACGCCGTCTCCGAGAATCCGCACCGTGTCATTCTCATGGAGGATTTCGAGCAGGCCGATCAGTACTGCCAGGTCGGCATCAAGGAAGCCATCGACAGCGGGGTGATACGGAGTCAAACCGGCGACGAGGTCGGCGTGAGCGACACCATCGTCATCCTTTGCTGCGAGAGCTTCGACTCCAAGTCTAGAGCTTGCTCGCCGCCAACCAAGCAGATGAACCCGGAGACCAAGGAGGAGCACACGGTTGATCATGATCACAAAGAAGCTGAGACCTCCTCGTCTTGCTTTGATTTGAACATCAACATAGAGAGTGAGCATGCGGATGAGCATGATGTCTGCCTGCTCACGGCGGTCGACCGGACGCTGTTTTTCAGAAGACGGGAGGACTTGTGA